Genomic DNA from Desulfonema ishimotonii:
CCGAGGCTGCCGTAAACCTCATCGGTGCTGACATGGTGGAACAGGGCCAGCCGGTCCTGATATCTCCTGCACAGCTCCAGCAGGTTGAACGTCCCCAGAATATTGGTGCGGACAAAGGCGTCCGGCGAGACAATGGAGCGGTCCACATGGGATTCCGCCGCAAAGTGGCAGACCGTATCGACCGGGTATGCTGCGAAAATGGCCTCCAGCGCCTCCATATCGCATATATCGGCCCGGACAAAATGATACCGGCCCGGAAAGGCTTCTTCAACCCCTGCCAGGTTTTCAGGGTTGCCCGCATAGGTCAGTTTATCGATGTTGATGATCTCTCCGCTGAAATCCGGTGCTGCCAGCAGGTAGCGTATGAAATTCGATCCGATAAACCCGCATCCGCCCGTAACCAGTACCTGTTTCATACAGCCTCCTGCCTGAAAAGGATGCGCGCCGCATTGCTGTATCCGGGCGCGCAGATTTTATATGATTTCATGTTTATACTCCCTGAGCCATGTCGTGCTGGTTCCGCAAAAAGTCCGGGTATGTGTGAAACCCTGCCCCCTGCGCAGGCGGAACCCGCGGATCAGAAGAAGAAAACCGCGAATGCACGCGAGTCAGACAAAAATATCAGCGCTCATTGTCGTGTATTCGCGGTTAAAAGACAACGGAGATGTCTGGCCACAGCAAAAAAACAGCTTATCTCTCAGGAAACAATCAGCGCTTCGGGATTGCTGATTTAAAAGCTGAAATTTACATAATAACCGGGGCACCCCCTTGTCAGAAGACCGGATTCAGCATGTCTCATACCGAATCACAGATAAAATCCGCCATTATTCAGACTGACGGAACGGGGTCCTGCGTCGGAACATATTATTTTTGTCAGACCTGAGGTCTGAACTCCGGGTAATGGAATTTTTCAAAATAGAAACGGTATCACAGCAAAATTTACAGGGGAAATTTTTTTGCATATTGATCCTGTCTGGGAAAAAAGTTGACGCGATAGAAAAAGAGACTATTATTGTAAAAGAATTACCTGTCCTGACTTGAAAATGCAATACCATAACCTCCGGCTGCCGGGCATTGTGCCCGGCAGTTTCCTGAATTCCGGATGACAGGCCATAACCTACCCATCTTCATCTGTTTAACGCCTATGCCGAGAAGTCCCCTTCCGAATCTCTGATTCGGTGGGGGATGAATCGGCTTTTCCGGTCGTTTTTTTCTGCCAGGCCGCTTTGTAACCGACCGTAAAGTCAGCGTTGACAGAAAAAATCGTATCCAATAATATACCTGAAATAATCTTTGACAAGGTATCGGGTTGTGTCCGCAATTCCTGAGACACGTAAAACCCTGCAGATAATAAGTTGGCCGACCAGGGCAGTGGTTGGTTGGGTAACCAATCCCACAGAAGCCCCTTCCTGAGCGATAGCGAAGGTGGGGGAGCTGTCACTCAATACCGGATTTACCGCCTCCGAAACATGGAAAAGGCAGGGACCGCAAGGTGCCTGCCTTTTTCATTTACAAAGCGGAGAGAAGGTTTTATGAAACGGGGGAAAAATTTTTCTTACATGAAAAACAGAATTTGTACCGGCGGTCGGTATGAAACCTGTGGGCATCACCCGTAAAACAGGGCAAAAAATATTGAAACCTCATTCACCAGCAGACACTGAAATGACCATATGATCAGCATAGAAAATATATCCAAGAGTTTCGGCGGCCAGACGCTTTTTGAAAATGCCGGTTTCCGCATCAACCCGCGCGAACGGGTCGGACTGGTCGGGCGCAACGGACACGGGAAAACCACCCTGTTCAAAATGATCGTGGGCGGCCAGTCACCGGATTCCGGCAACATCATCATTCCAAAAAATTACCGTATCGGCTATGTGCAGCAGCACCTTACTTTCAGCGAAGAAACGGTACTCAGAGAAGGCATGAGGGGGCTGCCCCGGGCGGAAAGGGATCACCACTGGGAGGTGGAAAAAATCCTCATGGGCCTCGGATTTTCGGAAACGGATATGACGCGCCATCCCTCGGAGTTTTCAGGCGGATATCAGGTGCGCCTCAACCTGGCCAAGATTCTGGTTTCCCAGCCGGACCTGCTGCTGCTGGATGAGCCGACCAACTACCTGGACATCACCTCCATCCGGTGGATTGAGCGTTTTCTCAGGGCATGGCCCCGCGAACTGATGCTCATCACCCATGACCGGGGATTCATGGACAAGGTCATCACCCACACGGTGGGCATTCACCGCCAGAAAATCCGCAAGATCGAAGGGGATACGGGCAAGTATTACGCCCAGATGGCCCAGGACGAGGAGATATACGAGAAAACCCGTCTCAACGACGAGCGCAAGCGCAAGGAGATCGAACTCTTCATCTCCCGATTCCGGGCCAAGGCCCGGTTGGCCAACATGGTCCAGTCCCGTGTCAAGACACTGGACAAAATGGAGAAAAAGGATAAGCTGGCACATCTTAAAAATCTGGATTTCTCCTTCCGCACCAAGCCGTTCAAGGGCAAGAATGTGATGGCCGTCCGGGATCTCTCCTTCTCCCATGACGACAAAAAAACGCTCATCAGCGACCTGAACTTCAGCGTGGGTCCGCGGGAACGGATCTGCATTATCGGAAAGAACGGCAAGGGCAAAACCACCCTTCTCCGTCTTCTGGCCGGCTCTCTTGAAGCGCAGACCGGGGAAATCGTGTACAACCCCAACATCACCCGGGGCGTCTATGAGCAGACCAATATTCAGTCCCTGGTGGAAAGCCGGACGGTGGCCGAGGAGATCCTCTATTCGGATGAGGCCGTGGATCAGCAGATCGCCCGGAATATTGCCGGGGCCATGATGTTTGAGGGGGATGCGGCCCTGAAAAAGGTCAGTGTGCTGTCCGGCGGTGAGAAAAGCCGGGTCATGCTGGGCAAACTACTGGCGACCCCTGCCAACCTGCTCCTTCTGGATGAGCCGACCAACCACTTGGACATGGAATCCTGCGACGCCCTGCTGGGCGCCATCGACAACTTTGACGGCGTGGTGATCATGGTCACCCATAACGAGATGTTCCTCCACGCCCTGGCGCAGCGGCTCATTGTCTTTCAGAACGACAAGGTGTACGCTTTCGAGGGCAGCTACAGCCATTTTCTGGAAAAAGGCGGATGGCAGGAAGAAGGGGCAACCGGCGAACCTGCCGCAGCGGACAATACGCCGGAAACAAATGATGATAACGCGGATGCGGCCTCTCCCAAGCTCGGCAAAAAGGAGATGCGCAGGCTCCGCTCGGAGATCATCAAAGAGCGGGCCAGGGTGCTGAAGCCCATTGAAAAGGGGCTTGCCGCTGCGGAAAATGAGATCGACGCCTGTGAGAAAAAGCTGGAGCAGCTCAACGAGGAGATGCTGAAAGCCTCTCAGAATCAGGACGGGCCAAAAATTACAGAGCTGTCCCAGGTCATTCATACCTGCCAGTCAACCATTGACGAACGGTTTGAGGATATGGAAACGCTGACAGAACAGCTGGAGGAGAAAGGCGCGGTGTTTGAGGAACGGCTGGCGAAACTGGAGGCGACCGGAGGAGTATGATTCACGTCAGCCGGAAAGAGATGGAAAAATCCTTCAAAAAACATCGGCATATCTGGAATTCCTCGAAGAATAAGGGTCCCAGCTACTCACATAAAATGGTTTTATTTTATGCTGTGGAATGCGGACTTAAATCCTTGTTTATGACCAAATTCAGGGTTGTAAAAACAGACAGAACCGGAGTAACGGGGAAAAGTGTTTCTGATTTCGGGCATAATCTGAACCCACTGCTGAAGCAGCTTCGGCTTGAGCGTTATAGACTGCCGCAGGTAAAAGATGAGAGCGGAACACAGATTTCCCCGGAAAATGTCCATCAGGCATGGCGATACGGCAGAACTCTGGACAGCAAAAAGGAAGAAAAATTTATTTGCCGCCTCAAAAAAATACTGGCCGAATTAGATGCAAAAATATAGGAGAGACAAAATGGCAAAACTGATGACCTGGTTTGATGTCGAAACCGTTATTCTCCGAAAAAAATTTGCACGTGAGTGGCCTGAAGGTGTTATCGGAATCAGTGTTTATCCTGATGAAGTCGAAGTCAGGATAAAAAGTGAGGATAAGCGGGAATCCGTATCACTTGCCTTTCAGGACTGGTTCGGACCGAGATACAAAGACTCCCGAATATATCTTGAATCTCCCTCTGCCGGTGACTTGCGCGCGTTAACGGTATCTTTTGAAGCGGAACCGGAAGAAGAACCGGTTTTCCCCAAATTCATGAAGCCGGATTTTGCCAGCTTCAGCCTCTACCCGGAAGTCCCCCCCCTGAAAGGGCCGGATTTCAAAAAACTGGCGAATTTGCCGCCCCTGTGGGCTTTCTATTCTTTCAAAGGCGGTGTAAGCCGCACCGTTCATCTGGTTTCACTGGTCAAAGCCCTGAGCGAAAAATTTCCGGAAAAACCGCTCCTGATCGTGGATGCGGATTTGGAAGCGCCGGGGCTGACATGGTGGGCTGAAGAGCAGTATGGAAAACCTGAAATTTCTTTTCTGGATTTTCTGGCATTGGCTCATTACGATGAATCCGAAGGCTGTTCAGAGACTCTGACCATTACCCATGAACGCCTCAGAAAGCAGATGCTTGTTTTTAAAACAAAGGAATCGCAGGCGGAGCATTTTTTCCTGCCCGCGTTCAGGGAGAAAGAACAGCTTATGCGGATGCCGCTCCGGCCTGAACATGTGGCATGGGAGCAGGGTAAGGAATGGATTATTTCCGAATTGCTTGGGAAGCTTGCTAAAAAGCTGGATGTTCATGCGGTTGTTGTTGATTTAAGAGCCGGTCTGAGTGAGATTTCCAGCCCGCTTTTGCTAGATCCGCGTGTTAACCGTGTTATCATAACAACCACTTCAAGCCAGTCTGTCTATGGGACAGAACTGGTTTTGGAGGAAAGCCGGAAAATCTCCAATATACTGAATAACGATACCCACCATTCAGATGACCGGATGCCGATTCTGATTCTGTCGATGATTAAAGAGGAATTAAAGGGAACAGACGACATTGAAAAAATAAAACAAAATTTCAGCAACCTTATACTGCCACCCTCCGAGAAGTATGAAAAGGAGGGCGTCGATGCATTGTTGGGAAAAGATGTATTATATGAGACCCTGTTTGACGAAAAACTTCTCCACATTAAAAGCCTTGAGGATGTACTCGAAAAGCTGGATCGCACGGATATGTATGATCTGATGTCAGGATTTGCGGAGGATTGGTTTGCTTTGAACGAATCCGAGGAATCTGCTGCCGGGGGAAAAAGCCCTGATGAAAATTTAAAAACCTTATGTGCGGTAGCAAAAAATTATGAATTTGCCGAATCCGGAGAAGCAGAAAACTTTCTGGTTACCCGCAATTTAAAAAATCTTGGCCGGAAATTTGAAAATTCAATGCCCCTTGCTGTAGTTATGGGTGCAAAGGGGGCAGGCAAAACCTATAGCTACCTCCAACTCACACGCCTGAATAAATGGAGCCGTTTTGTTGAAAAAGTCGGTGGAGAATCTGATAAAGAATATGGTTTTATATGGCCTTTGATGGCATCTTTAAGCCTTGGGGATTCAGCCAAAAAAATTATTCAGGATTGTCAGACAGATATCAAAGAAAAAACATCTGTATTATTTTCCCCGTTTCTGAGTTCTGACATTGAAGATCGTTTGGAAGAACAGAAAAAGCTTGGACAGGATGACCGACCAGGCTGGCGGAATTTCTGGCTGAAGCTCATGGCCGCCTCACTATCCTGCAAAGAATCAGAAAACCCTTTGGCGGAAATGCAGCAAATGCTGAAAGAAAAAAATGAGAAAGTTGTGTTTCTGATTGACGGACTGGAAGATATATTTCAAAAAATTACAGATGATGAGTCTGAAAGGGCTGCCATTCAGGCGTTATGTCAAAGCGTAATTCCCAATTTGCAGGAATGGCCGGATAACAGAATCGGATTGCTGGTTTTTGTCCGGAAAGATATTATCAAATCCGCAATCCGACAAAATTTCGGTCAGTTTGAATCGCTTTATCAATCCGTTGAACTGAAATGGAACTGGGAAGAAGCGCTCCGGCTGGTTGCATGGCTGGTCAGTGTTGCCGCAAATCTGAAGGGGTATGTGAAATCTGAAGGCCCTCTGGAAAATGTTTCTGGAAAAAACATTGAACACGCCCTGACCCCGCTGTGGGGGGTAAAGCTGGGAAAACCGGATTCGCGGGAAGCGTACACCGCCAACTGGATTATTGCCGCCCTGTCAGACTTTAACGGACAGCTACAGGCACGGGATATGGTCCGCCTGATCCGTTTTGCTGCCGAAAATGCTCTGGAGCAGAAGGAATACAGAGGGCGTTTGCTACCACCTGCCGCAATCAAGAATGCGCTGGACCCGTGCAGTGAAAAAAAAGTAGAGGAAATCCAGCAGGAGGTAACCGCACTTAAAGAAATTTTTCAAAAATTGAAAGATATTCCATCAGAAAAAAGGCAAATTCCTTTTGAACGCGAACAACTGGGCATATCTTCTGATGAAATCAGGACTATGGAAACGCTCGGTGTTGTAACCGAATATGAGGGCAAATATTATCTGCCTGAAATTTTCCGCCGGGGACTGGGGTTCAGGCTGGAAGGCGGTGCCAGACCCAAGGTGTTAACGCTGTTGAAACGTTCGGGCAGGGGGTAAAAATAGGGTACCGGAAAAAGACAGTTCCGACGATGATGATGGGGAACCTCATGGTATACGTCTGAGTGAAATGATTTCGCAACTTGCGGAAACGTGACCTTCAGAGATTGGAAACATATTTCACTTCACATCAAACGATTTATGTTTTTTTACATCAAACATGTATATCCTGGCCGAAGTCCCATGCCGCACAGAAATCAATACATCTCTTTCCGGCTTCGATCCATTTCACGCTTTTCATCCCGTTTGCGGATGGTATTCCGCTTGTCATGGCTCTGTTTTCCCTTGGCAAGTCCCAGGGTCATCTTGACCTTTCCGTCCTTGAAATAGACGTTCAGCGGGATCAGTGACAGGCCCCGTTCATTGACCTTGCCCACCAGCTTCCGGATCTCATAGTTGTGCAGCAGCAGCTTGCGGGGGCGCAGCGGCTCATGATTCTCGTAATAGGCAAACGGATAGGGACCGATATGCATCTGGTACACAAAGACCTCTCCGTTGACGATTCTGGCGTATGCGTCCTTCAGGTGAGCGCTGCCCTGTCTGAGAGACTTGACCTCGGTCCCGCGCAGAACCATGCCCGCCTCATATTTGTCGAGAATAAAATAATTATGCCGGGCCTTCCGGTTATTGGCAATCATTTTTATTCCCTCATGTTCCTTTCCCTTTTTCAACTCTCACCCTCTCCTTTGTCCGACTCCGCATCGGCCCGGCAACGCCGGGCAGGCTCATGTCAGAGAAAAATAATCACATCATCCCCCGTCCGACACCGGGGAATCTATACCGAAATGACTCGCAAAAAGCGGACCATAGGCCTCTCTCAGCAGGCCCTCAACCTCTTCATGGGTTTTCATTCTGAGAACCGCTTTGACAAATTCCCGGGCCTGCTTCAGGTCCAGTGAGCGGATGGCATTTTTAACCACCGGAATGGCCTGGGGGTTCATGCTCAGCTCATCCATGCCAAGTCCCAGGAGAATGGGCAGGTGGACGGGGTCTCCGGCCATTTCGCCGCACATAAAAACGCCCACCCCCTTTTCCCGGCCCGCATCCGCCACCTGACGGATCAGCCGGATGACCGCCGGGTGAAGTGGCTGATAGAGGTAGGACACATGCCGGTTGCCCCTGTCGATGGCCAGTGAATACTGAATCAGATCGTTGGTGCCGATGCTGAAGAAATCGACCTCGTCAGCCAGCACATCGGCCATGACAGCGGCCGATGGCACCTCGATCATAATGCCCACATCGATATCCGCTTTAAACGGCGTCCCCTCACGGGCCAGGGACTCTGCGACCTGCTTCAGAATCGCCTTGGCCTGACGGACCTCCTCCACAACGGAGATCATGGGAAACATGATGCGGACATTGCCGTAGGCTGAGGCCCGCAGGATCGCCCTGAGCTGGGTTTTAAACACATCGGGCTTGTTCAGACAGTACCGGATCGCCCGAAGCCCCAGGACCGGGTTGGCCTCCTGGTGGCTTCGGAAATAGGAGACCGCCTTGTCCCCGTTGATGTCCAGTGTACGGATGGTGACCGGCGAAGGGGCCATGACCTCCACCACATCCCGGTATTTGTCGAACAGGTCGTCTTCACGGGGAAATCCCGACCGGCTCAGATACTGAAATTCCGTCCGGTACAGGCCGATACCGTTTCCCCCGTGATCCCGCACGGCAACAACCTCTTCCGGCAGCTCGATATTGCCCATCACCTGAACGGAGACCCCGTCAACGGTCTGGGCCGGAAGCTTGCTGACCCTTGAAATCAGAGCCTTATGATGTTCATACCGCTCCAGTCGCTCTTCATATTCGACCAGCGTTTTTTCCGTCGGGTGAATGATCAGGGTGCCGGTCGTGCCGTCCACCACAATGATGGCCTCGTTTTCAACAATGCCTGTGGCGTTGTACAGCCCCAGAACCGCCGGGATTTCAAGGGTGCGGGCGATAATGCCCGTATGGGAAGCCATGCCGCCGCCGTCGGTGACAAAGCCCTTGATCCGCTCCAGTTGGATCTGGCTGGTTTCCGCAGGGGAGAGGTCGGTTGCCACCAGGATGACCCGTTTGTCGATATCTCTGATATTGAACTGTTCCACGCCGGCGAGATTCCGCATGATCCGGTCGGATACATGAACGATGTCGGCGGCCCGTTCCCTGAAATAGGGGTCGGGCATCCTTTTGAACACGCCCTTGATTTCGGCAACGACCTTTTTTAAGGCCCACTCCGCGTTGATGCCCTCCGATTCAATGGTCAGAATGGTCTTTTTATAGAGCATCTTATCGTCAAGGAGAACAACGTGGGTCTCAAGAATCGCGGCATGATCCTCCGGCGTATCTTCAATAATCGCACGCAGCTCTTCCTTGGCCCGTTTGACAGCCGTTTTAAACCGGTTGATCTCACCTTCCAGGTCGTCGGTGCCGATATGGTATTTTTTTATGACATTGACGCCTTCCTTATCCACCAGATAGGCTTTGCCGATACATATCCCCGGTGCGGCACCGATCCCTTTTAATATGATCTCCTGGGCTTCTGACCGTTCCATTTTCTATTCCCCGAAACCGCATTCCACTAACGCAACGATCTGATTCAGTACGCCCAAATCTGACTGAGAATCAATTCTGATCGTGATCCTGGAGCCTTTGGCACAGGCCAGTGTCAGCATGTCAATGATGCTTTTGGCGTCTACGGAGTCCCCGTCTCTGATGATCCGGACTTCTGATTCCGCATTTTTTGCGATTTCAGCGATCTGAGCCGCAGATCTCGCGTGGAGTCCCAGCTCGTTGGTAATGAAAACTTCTTTCGAAAAGTTATTAAGAGAATTTTCCATATTCTGTATCATACGTAGCGGATTAATAAACCTGAACCCTTTGAATATTTAAGTAAAAAACCTATATTTATTATCAGAATATACCCTGTCTGTCAATGTTAAACCCTTTGTCTGACGGAATACCGGTTTCTGCGGGGTATCATGCCTCTGCTGATTTCGATCCGAAAAATATCACACCTTTTCCGTTTCATGAAAGCCACAGAGCGGCATGTTGTGCGAAGAGTCGCCTGCTGTTTCTATGGAAGGAACTGAGCGATTCTGCAATAGCGTTATCTGCGGAATCACCCTCTTTCTGTTTCCATAAATTCTCACGAATGTCCGGTTTGCTGTTTGCACCCGGTTACGGTTTTCAGGAACCGGGGAAAGGCCTGTCGCCGGATTTCAAAAGTTCCCGCCCGTCTTCTGACGTCAACCAGATGCGGGAACCGGACCGGACATCACTGATAAATTCTGTATCTTATTTATAATTATACTGCCTACCGTCATAAAATAAGCCGTTGTCATTTCGACCGAAGGGAGAAATCCTGAGATTCCCCGCATCCGTTCGGAATGACAGAAACGCAGATTGTGGCGGCGCTGAGTATACCACCTGTCCGACCAGCAACGCAGAATCCGGCAGTTAGGCGATTTCTGGTAAAAAAATACCGTTCAGAGGCACAGTGGGCAAAATTCGGGGTACCCTGTAACAGCCATGAAGCGCATCCGCCGGATTTTATCCAATCTGACGTGGGATGTTCATTCCTGGAAATCACCTTACACAGCCTTCCGAATTTTACCGAACGAAAAATCAGCAGGTTAGCCACATGGGTCGCAACGTGGGTTAATTACCCTATATTCTCTGACCTGTCAAATATCAGGGCGTGAGCGAAGGGTGATCGTTTGTTCAAATCTCATAAACCAGGAGCAGTCTTTGCCGGTCTGTCATCATTCAAAGTGCATGAGCGCCGCCCATGCACTTCCTGTTCGGGCCTGCGAAACCGGGGCGTTCTGATCAT
This window encodes:
- a CDS encoding ABC-F family ATP-binding cassette domain-containing protein, which gives rise to MISIENISKSFGGQTLFENAGFRINPRERVGLVGRNGHGKTTLFKMIVGGQSPDSGNIIIPKNYRIGYVQQHLTFSEETVLREGMRGLPRAERDHHWEVEKILMGLGFSETDMTRHPSEFSGGYQVRLNLAKILVSQPDLLLLDEPTNYLDITSIRWIERFLRAWPRELMLITHDRGFMDKVITHTVGIHRQKIRKIEGDTGKYYAQMAQDEEIYEKTRLNDERKRKEIELFISRFRAKARLANMVQSRVKTLDKMEKKDKLAHLKNLDFSFRTKPFKGKNVMAVRDLSFSHDDKKTLISDLNFSVGPRERICIIGKNGKGKTTLLRLLAGSLEAQTGEIVYNPNITRGVYEQTNIQSLVESRTVAEEILYSDEAVDQQIARNIAGAMMFEGDAALKKVSVLSGGEKSRVMLGKLLATPANLLLLDEPTNHLDMESCDALLGAIDNFDGVVIMVTHNEMFLHALAQRLIVFQNDKVYAFEGSYSHFLEKGGWQEEGATGEPAAADNTPETNDDNADAASPKLGKKEMRRLRSEIIKERARVLKPIEKGLAAAENEIDACEKKLEQLNEEMLKASQNQDGPKITELSQVIHTCQSTIDERFEDMETLTEQLEEKGAVFEERLAKLEATGGV
- a CDS encoding KGGVGR-motif variant AAA ATPase, with product MAKLMTWFDVETVILRKKFAREWPEGVIGISVYPDEVEVRIKSEDKRESVSLAFQDWFGPRYKDSRIYLESPSAGDLRALTVSFEAEPEEEPVFPKFMKPDFASFSLYPEVPPLKGPDFKKLANLPPLWAFYSFKGGVSRTVHLVSLVKALSEKFPEKPLLIVDADLEAPGLTWWAEEQYGKPEISFLDFLALAHYDESEGCSETLTITHERLRKQMLVFKTKESQAEHFFLPAFREKEQLMRMPLRPEHVAWEQGKEWIISELLGKLAKKLDVHAVVVDLRAGLSEISSPLLLDPRVNRVIITTTSSQSVYGTELVLEESRKISNILNNDTHHSDDRMPILILSMIKEELKGTDDIEKIKQNFSNLILPPSEKYEKEGVDALLGKDVLYETLFDEKLLHIKSLEDVLEKLDRTDMYDLMSGFAEDWFALNESEESAAGGKSPDENLKTLCAVAKNYEFAESGEAENFLVTRNLKNLGRKFENSMPLAVVMGAKGAGKTYSYLQLTRLNKWSRFVEKVGGESDKEYGFIWPLMASLSLGDSAKKIIQDCQTDIKEKTSVLFSPFLSSDIEDRLEEQKKLGQDDRPGWRNFWLKLMAASLSCKESENPLAEMQQMLKEKNEKVVFLIDGLEDIFQKITDDESERAAIQALCQSVIPNLQEWPDNRIGLLVFVRKDIIKSAIRQNFGQFESLYQSVELKWNWEEALRLVAWLVSVAANLKGYVKSEGPLENVSGKNIEHALTPLWGVKLGKPDSREAYTANWIIAALSDFNGQLQARDMVRLIRFAAENALEQKEYRGRLLPPAAIKNALDPCSEKKVEEIQQEVTALKEIFQKLKDIPSEKRQIPFEREQLGISSDEIRTMETLGVVTEYEGKYYLPEIFRRGLGFRLEGGARPKVLTLLKRSGRG
- the smpB gene encoding SsrA-binding protein SmpB; the encoded protein is MKKGKEHEGIKMIANNRKARHNYFILDKYEAGMVLRGTEVKSLRQGSAHLKDAYARIVNGEVFVYQMHIGPYPFAYYENHEPLRPRKLLLHNYEIRKLVGKVNERGLSLIPLNVYFKDGKVKMTLGLAKGKQSHDKRNTIRKRDEKREMDRSRKEMY
- the ptsP gene encoding phosphoenolpyruvate--protein phosphotransferase, yielding MERSEAQEIILKGIGAAPGICIGKAYLVDKEGVNVIKKYHIGTDDLEGEINRFKTAVKRAKEELRAIIEDTPEDHAAILETHVVLLDDKMLYKKTILTIESEGINAEWALKKVVAEIKGVFKRMPDPYFRERAADIVHVSDRIMRNLAGVEQFNIRDIDKRVILVATDLSPAETSQIQLERIKGFVTDGGGMASHTGIIARTLEIPAVLGLYNATGIVENEAIIVVDGTTGTLIIHPTEKTLVEYEERLERYEHHKALISRVSKLPAQTVDGVSVQVMGNIELPEEVVAVRDHGGNGIGLYRTEFQYLSRSGFPREDDLFDKYRDVVEVMAPSPVTIRTLDINGDKAVSYFRSHQEANPVLGLRAIRYCLNKPDVFKTQLRAILRASAYGNVRIMFPMISVVEEVRQAKAILKQVAESLAREGTPFKADIDVGIMIEVPSAAVMADVLADEVDFFSIGTNDLIQYSLAIDRGNRHVSYLYQPLHPAVIRLIRQVADAGREKGVGVFMCGEMAGDPVHLPILLGLGMDELSMNPQAIPVVKNAIRSLDLKQAREFVKAVLRMKTHEEVEGLLREAYGPLFASHFGIDSPVSDGG
- a CDS encoding HPr family phosphocarrier protein, which gives rise to MENSLNNFSKEVFITNELGLHARSAAQIAEIAKNAESEVRIIRDGDSVDAKSIIDMLTLACAKGSRITIRIDSQSDLGVLNQIVALVECGFGE